The following are from one region of the Tachysurus fulvidraco isolate hzauxx_2018 chromosome 24, HZAU_PFXX_2.0, whole genome shotgun sequence genome:
- the tril gene encoding TLR4 interactor with leucine rich repeats, which translates to MAKRALSYFALWNAGALSLLLMCARAACPEFCDCPHAQHVLCANRGLRAVPESSRTVRVLGLAGNFIGNVSARALAHYGHLTRLDLQFNQIRRVHPKAFENLVELEEIYLGHNQISKLHPGTFGPLKKLSVLYGNDNDIRMLTGDTFGQLDSLVRLRLDKNSIELLSESVFKHLSSLIFLHLESNQLQHIHHKAFSSLTKLQFLNLSDNKQTHLRETPLFSQLRSLVTLLLSGNRITQIGSHVFQNLKKLTKLSLSNNNILRLDNDTLKGLARLRELTIDGNKLTEIQAGVLEPLTRVERLDLGDNRITRIDPTAFSRLAHLRVLDLSNNRLRRISGGAFATNAALFQLELSGNKWKCDCRMEKLKEWMAETRARGKLLTALVRCHHPPALDGKYLDHVNVTELLAHQTGSRYCQVKEARGAGGQEPPGVTEERLKRGEETEEDMASRDAGTGQKNTSIKRKKEVKLGPATANSSSALVGTTATKMFPLTDNKSSMCELNDALQNPGSQNRVHSVEHGHVNHHADGSVEVMDACQFNRYIVNVSVHNITFDSATVSWSTAEDTRTVPGRTLMFRILFDRFGHAVRFPRYVYTDGSARAATLQELRADSTYITCAESVLGGALCPVAPRDHCAGFVTTSPESDVKLQHVTAVVVGANMLLVLLVCGVWLGNIIRRRVKTRKSSAHTHVRHMYSTRRPFRSAMATTCVSSEFSGYQSGRPLAEDGDLIQFPVDRFFDGRDDDCVIPRFSD; encoded by the coding sequence ATGGCGAAGCGCGCTCTCTCTTACTTCGCTCTGTGGAACGCGGGCGCGCTCTCGCTGCTTTTGATGTGCGCTCGCGCTGCTTGCCCGGAGTTCTGCGATTGTCCACACGCGCAACACGTCCTCTGCGCCAACCGCGGCCTGCGTGCCGTGCCAGAGAGCAGCCGGACCGTGCGCGTACTCGGCCTGGCGGGGAACTTTATCGGTAACGTGAGCGCGCGTGCTTTGGCACACTATGGCCACCTGACGCGGCTCGATCTGCAGTTCAACCAGATCCGGCGCGTGCATCCGAAAGCGTTCGAAAACCTCGTTGAGCTCGAGGAGATTTATCTAGGGCACAATCAGATTTCGAAGCTGCACCCCGGGACTTTCGGGCCGTTAAAGAAACTCAGCGTGCTGTACGGTAACGATAACGACATCCGGATGCTGACAGGAGACACATTCGGACAGCTGGACAGTTTGGTCCGGTTAAGACTGGATAAGAACTCTATAGAGCTACTAAGTGAGTCCGTATTTAAACATCTGTCTAGTCTGATATTCCTGCATCTGGAATCTAATCAGCTGCAGCATATTCACCACAAAGCTTTTTCCAGTCTGACTAAACTCCAGTTTCTAAACCTATCAGACAATAAGCAAACGCATCTGCGCGAGACGCCTCTGTTCTCCCAGCTTAGGTCTTTGGTCACACTGCTACTATCGGGAAACCGAATCACGCAAATCGGCAGTCACGTGTTTCAGAACCTTAAAAAGCTCACAAAGCTATCGCTGAGTAACAACAACATTCTCAGGCTGGACAACGACACGCTAAAAGGACTTGCGCGCCTCCGTGAGCTTACAATCGACGGCAACAAGCTAACGGAGATCCAGGCTGGTGTACTGGAGCCGCTCACACGCGTCGAACGCCTCGATCTCGGCGACAACCGGATCACACGTATTGATCCCACCGCGTTTTCTCGCCTCGCCCACCTTAGGGTGCTGGATCTGAGCAACAACCGGCTCAGGAGGATCTCCGGAGGCGCTTTCGCAACAAATGCCGCTCTGTTCCAGTTGGAGCTGAGCGGAAACAAGTGGAAATGTGACTGTCGCATGGAGAAGCTGAAGGAGTGGATGGCAGAGACGCGCGCCCGTGGAAAGTTACTCACAGCGCTCGTGCGATGCCATCACCCACCCGCACTCGATGGTAAATATCTGGACCATGTGAACGTCACGGAGCTGCTCGCGCACCAGACCGGTAGCAGGTACTGCCAAGTGAAAGAGGCTCGCGGAGCAGGAGGCCAGGAGCCGCCAGGTGTAACGGAGGAGAGGctgaagagaggagaagagacagAGGAGGACATGGCGTCCCGGGATGCTGGGACAGGTCAAAAGAACACGTCGAttaagaggaagaaagaagTGAAGCTTGGACCTGCTACAGCAAACTCCTCCTCCGCTCTTGTCGGAACGACGGCAACCAAAATGTTCCCTTTAACGGACAACAAGTCCAGCATGTGTGAGCTGAATGATGCACTACAGAACCCTGGCAGTCAGAACCGTGTGCATTCCGTGGAACACGGACACGTGAATCATCACGCAGACGGAAGTGTGGAGGTGATGGACGCTTGTCAGTTCAACCGGTACATCGTGAACGTGAGCGTGCACAACATAACCTTCGACTCGGCCACGGTGTCGTGGAGCACAGCTGAGGACACGCGCACTGTCCCGGGCAGAACGCTGATGTTCCGCATCCTGTTCGACCGCTTTGGCCACGCTGTCCGTTTCCCGCGCTATGTTTACACTGACGGCTCAGCGCGAGCGGCGACACTGCAGGAGCTCCGTGCAGACTCCACCTACATCACCTGTGCGGAAAGCGTACTGGGGGGCGCTTTGTGCCCGGTGGCACCGCGAGATCACTGTGCGGGTTTCGTCACCACATCACCGGAAAGCGACGTCAAGCTTCAGCACGTGACCGCGGTGGTGGTGGGGGCCAACATGCTTCTGGTCCTGCTGGTGTGTGGAGTCTGGTTGGGGAACATCATAAGGAGGAGGGTCAAGACCCGGAAATCGTCCGCGCATACACACGTGCGTCACATGTACTCCACTCGGAGACCTTTCCGGTCTGCCATGGCAACCACATGCGTCTCCTCTGAGTTCAGTGGCTACCAGAGCGGGCGCCCATTGGCTGAGGACGGAGATCTGATCCAGTTTCCGGTTGACCGTTTTTTTGACGGCAGAGATGATGATTGTGTAATCCCGAGGTTCTCTGACTAA